The sequence ccctgatggcaataaataaagtGTCTATGGGAAATAAGGagacaagaaggaagagggagaaggggagggaggatgcAGCAGTCCCCCCACATTAACACTGCAGGATGCCACAAAGCTGAGTTCTAAGGCAATTCATCAGGGGCATCTACCCACCAAGCTCACGGTGGAAACACTTCAGGGGCAAGCGAAAGGAACAGGTCTCATATGCGAGATAGCACATCAGCCCCTTTCAGCCTAGGATTCTCCCTGCCAGAGCTCAAGTCCTGTGGGTCCCCGCCTGTGAGAGTGACATGGCTGTGCAGGTGGGAAATGCCACTCTTGACTGTCAGGCCCTCAGTGGTGGCAGAGCCATGCTGCTGTCCCTTCAGTTCACTTGCTCCATGTCAGCACTTTGCAGTCTCTGCAAAGAACTGATTCAGGAACACAGTCTAGCAGGAGCCTAAAGAGAAACACATATAAATGGCTCCTGGTTAAAACAGCTGAACATGAGGGATAAACAGCAGAGGGAGCCAAGAACTAAGCACTTATGAGTCAAGAATGCTGGCTTGTAACTGCTTAGTACAAATAGCTGGTCAGTGATTCCCGTTTGTCCAAAGGTCCAACGCAGAACTAACTGATCTTGGAGGCAGCAAGACCGTGTGTGTGAGAGGATGTGTCTGGTAGGCTGTGGCTCTCATCATAGCCTGTCCTCACACACAGAGCTGATGTTCGCCGTCACTGTGTCACCTCTATGACTCGGCCGGTTGCTGTGACCTTGGCTGATgaatctctggaccactctgagTCTGTCTTCACAGAACCATTTAGCATCTGGGGATATTCAAGATGGAGATTCTAGAAGCCTCAGTACAAAACTCAGGAACCCACAAGTCTGAGTTAAATCTAGTCTAGACCCACAAGGCCATTCTCCCACTTCCCACTTCCCCGTGCCTGAGTCCTTCAGCTGCGATAAGCACCACCTGTGCTCCTTGATGTTAACAACGAGATGGACGCCATGTCCCCTCCTCAGTGCTCCCAGCACGTGGGCTGGAATCTGTGGACAGCCTGATCCctgctcctggaagacagaggCGTGACTTTATTTCTGTTGTGTCTTCTCAGTACAACTCCATGTCAAATCAGAATAAATTTATAGAAATGTCAAGGGCACCCGAGGCCCAGTGGCATAGTGCTCCATGGGCAGGGCACAGACACGGGGTCCGGAGAGCAGTCTGCCCCCTCACCACCCCTGCCTGCAGGCACACAGGATGTGAGCAAGGAACCCCACCCCGCCCTGGGGCTGTCCAGGTGGCCCAGCGGGTGCGCCCGCGCCTCAGCAGCAGTGGCAAGTGCCCGTGTGCACACGCAGGATGCCCCGGCTGTGCAAGTGCAGGAAGTTGAAGATCTCGGAGGGCATGGCGTGGAAGCCAGGGCGGGGCTTGACGTTGTCATAGTAGTGATGTGTGATGTAGAGACCCGAGGGGTTCATGGGGAAGGCCCAGAAGCCGAACAGGTGCACCTCCTCGCACAGCTCCAGTGCGGCCGTGACCAGGATAAGACCGGTGCTGATGCGCTTGGCCCGCACACCCAGGCTGAGCCAGTAGCGTGACACGTTGAGCAGGTACTGTGGGTGGAAGTAGTACACGGCCTGCGGGGACTGGAAGTCGTCCAGCACGTACTTGACTCGGATGGACACGTCAGTGTTGCGCGTGTTGTAGAAGGCAGGCAGCAGCACCGACGCGTTCTCGTACACCTGCAGCACCCGGTAGAAGGGTCGTCGCCACTTCTCCAGCTTGTGGAACCTGGGCAGGGCACACAGAGTCACAAGGTGGCTTCCCCAGTACCCTGCGAACTCTCCTCACCCCAACCTGATGCTGGGGTCCTTTCAAAAGATGCAGAAGATCACCCCGTCTTCTTTCATATTGATCATCTTAGCAGATGACTGCCCAGCCTTCCCCAggccagagtgtgtgtgtgtgtgtgtgtgtgtgtgtgtgtgtgtgtgtgtgtgttttagacaCTAACCCTCACCCATCTTCTGATCTGTGGGTGTGACTGTGGTGAGGAGAGTGTGTGTGCTTTAGACATAGCCCATGCCCCCTAAAGCCTCACAGACAGAGAAGCCAGGTTGGAGTAGGGGCAGGACATGAGGTTTTTGCATgactctccttccccagaattgGCTGGAGACAGATTGGGCAGGGAGCAACCTTCCTACCACACACTGGAAATTTCTCTGGACCATCTCTAGATTAAGCTAATCTAGACCACACTGCCCCAAAGAAATACAACACAGGTTAAATATGCAATTTTAAATGTTCTAGTAAGCATATCAAAATAAGTAGAAAGAAATGAGTGAAATCAATCATATGTgtgtaatcatatatatatatatgtattaaaccTCAAAATACTATATAATCAGTACTGAAAAGACTGAGAGAGGGCCCACCCTTTTTTCCACAGCAGTAAGCCTTTGAGATCTGAGGCATGTTTTTAATCTCTTTGGCTCTGACACATTTCTGATGCCTATGTCTCTGGGAACTAATGACCATCATACTGGACAGCACAAGTTTAAAGAGAAACACTCACCTCTCTGTGATGATACTGGGGTTCACAGTGACCACGTCTGTCTTCACACCCACGTCCATGGTGTACTTCTCTGAGATGGGAGGCAGGTTACACCTGCaaaagaggagtggagagaggaggggaggggagggaagggaaggagaggggaggggaggggaggggaggggaggagaagggaggaggagaggggaggggaagggaggggagcagggagaggagaggagaggagaggagaggagaggagaggagaggagaggagaggagaggagaggagaggagaggagaggagaggaagatatgaTTAAGCTAGAGTTTGAGGTGATGTAGTCATCCTGTATTAGCCTGGCAGGTCAAGTGGGATCACCAGGATTATTATAAGAGAAGGTGATATGGcaacaggagagagaaagtgagactacAGATTCAGAATCAAAAGAAGCCAGAGAAGATGCTCCCCTGTGCTGTGAAGGGCCCGTGAGCCAAGGGGGTGCAGGTGTTCCCTGGGAGCCAGAAGAGGCAAGGAAACAGGAGCTCCCTCTAGAGGACCCAGGGAGGAACACAGCTAGTAgaaggggcgggggaggggcgggggggcGCACGGGGACACAGCAGGCTTAGCCGGGACAATGCTCTCACCTGAAGACAAAGTCAGCACTGTCGATCTCCCTCCCGCAGCGGCTGTTCTTCAGGATGCCCCCATTGCCAACCACAGCACATTTCTTGAACTGGGAGCGGTAGTAGGGCATGTCCTGGAGGGACAGGGGCACTGGGTCAGGGGGGCACTGCCTTCCCCTGGGCTCTCGCCTCTGTGCCCACATCCACCTGGAGACAGCTTAAGAGAGCATGGAGACTCAGAGTAGAAAGGATGTGGGGGAATGTGGCAGCTAGGGAGAAAGGATAAAAAACATGCTCTtcgaagtcaggaggtagcgcagcaggttaagcgcaggtgccacaaagcgcaaggacccgcgcaaggatcccggttcgagcccccaacccccacctgcaggggagtcgcttcacaggtggtgaagcaggtctgtaggtgtctatctttctctccccctctctgt is a genomic window of Erinaceus europaeus chromosome 15, mEriEur2.1, whole genome shotgun sequence containing:
- the ST8SIA5 gene encoding alpha-2,8-sialyltransferase 8E isoform X3; this translates as MRYADPSAGRDLLGNRTLLFIFICAFALVTLLQQILYGRTHIQRGLQFGWQNGDQLANWTGLFNATDDRAVLSSSDSSSRVKQSELFDRWRSLQMCKWAMNISEANHFKSTLSRCCNAPSYLFTTQKNTPLGTKLKYEVDTSGIYHINQEIFRMFPKDMPYYRSQFKKCAVVGNGGILKNSRCGREIDSADFVFRCNLPPISEKYTMDVGVKTDVVTVNPSIITERFHKLEKWRRPFYRVLQVYENASVLLPAFYNTRNTDVSIRVKYVLDDFQSPQAVYYFHPQYLLNVSRYWLSLGVRAKRISTGLILVTAALELCEEVHLFGFWAFPMNPSGLYITHHYYDNVKPRPGFHAMPSEIFNFLHLHSRGILRVHTGTCHCC
- the ST8SIA5 gene encoding alpha-2,8-sialyltransferase 8E isoform X4 encodes the protein MRYADPSAGRDLLGNRTLLFIFICAFALVTLLQQILYGRTHIQRYFEFYEGPLEYNSTRCLELRHEILEVKVLSMVKQSELFDRWRSLQMCKWAMNISEANHFKSTLSRCCNAPSYLFTTQKNTPLGTKLKYEVDTSGIYHINQEIFRMFPKDMPYYRSQFKKCAVVGNGGILKNSRCGREIDSADFVFRCNLPPISEKYTMDVGVKTDVVTVNPSIITERFHKLEKWRRPFYRVLQVYENASVLLPAFYNTRNTDVSIRVKYVLDDFQSPQAVYYFHPQYLLNVSRYWLSLGVRAKRISTGLILVTAALELCEEVHLFGFWAFPMNPSGLYITHHYYDNVKPRPGFHAMPSEIFNFLHLHSRGILRVHTGTCHCC
- the ST8SIA5 gene encoding alpha-2,8-sialyltransferase 8E isoform X2 produces the protein MRYADPSAGRDLLGNRTLLFIFICAFALVTLLQQILYGRTHIQRGLQFGWQNGDQLANWTGLFNATDDRAVLSSSDSSSRYFEFYEGPLEYNSTRCLELRHEILEVKVLSMSTLSRCCNAPSYLFTTQKNTPLGTKLKYEVDTSGIYHINQEIFRMFPKDMPYYRSQFKKCAVVGNGGILKNSRCGREIDSADFVFRCNLPPISEKYTMDVGVKTDVVTVNPSIITERFHKLEKWRRPFYRVLQVYENASVLLPAFYNTRNTDVSIRVKYVLDDFQSPQAVYYFHPQYLLNVSRYWLSLGVRAKRISTGLILVTAALELCEEVHLFGFWAFPMNPSGLYITHHYYDNVKPRPGFHAMPSEIFNFLHLHSRGILRVHTGTCHCC
- the ST8SIA5 gene encoding alpha-2,8-sialyltransferase 8E isoform X1, with protein sequence MRYADPSAGRDLLGNRTLLFIFICAFALVTLLQQILYGRTHIQRGLQFGWQNGDQLANWTGLFNATDDRAVLSSSDSSSRYFEFYEGPLEYNSTRCLELRHEILEVKVLSMVKQSELFDRWRSLQMCKWAMNISEANHFKSTLSRCCNAPSYLFTTQKNTPLGTKLKYEVDTSGIYHINQEIFRMFPKDMPYYRSQFKKCAVVGNGGILKNSRCGREIDSADFVFRCNLPPISEKYTMDVGVKTDVVTVNPSIITERFHKLEKWRRPFYRVLQVYENASVLLPAFYNTRNTDVSIRVKYVLDDFQSPQAVYYFHPQYLLNVSRYWLSLGVRAKRISTGLILVTAALELCEEVHLFGFWAFPMNPSGLYITHHYYDNVKPRPGFHAMPSEIFNFLHLHSRGILRVHTGTCHCC